The sequence CATAATTTTACACTCCCTTCTGTATTTCTTGCACCTACAGGATTACCTTTAATAATCCTCTGAATAGAAATTACATCTTTCAATTTTCTTAGGTTTCCTGTAAGTTTTTCCAACTTGTCTTTACTATTTATATCTAAAATAAAGGAAACTATCGCTTTTGTTTCCGTATCCATATTTTTCATATGAACGTCTCTTATGTTTATTCCATGTGAAGAAATCATGTCAGCTACCCGTGAAAGTATACCTACCTTGTTTACTACTAACATACTGATTCTTACGGGGTAAACTTGCTTTTCTTCAGGTACCCATTCTACTTCCACCAATCTATCGTTATCATAACCTAAATTTCTTATACTATAACAATCTACTCTATGCACGGTTATTCCTCTTCCTTTGGTGATAAACCCTATAATTTCATCACCAGGGAGAGGATTACAACATTTAGCAATTCCTACCATTATCTCGTCCACACCTTTAACCCTTATAGCACAATTTTTCTTTTCTTTGACAGCTATTTTTTTTCTTTTTTTCGGAAGAGGGACAAATTTGCCCACCACAGTGAGAGGATTCAACTTACCAAAGCCTATTTTTACAAACAATTCCTCTGTCTCTTTACAGTTAAAATAAGTACATATTGTCTCTAAATCTTTGGCATGGAGAAAATTTTGCATAGAACTGCTATTTTTTCTTAATTCTTGAGAAAGGATGCCTTTGCCTATTTCCATCGCTTCTTCTTTTTCTTCTTTTCTTATCCATTGTCTTATGTGGCTTTTTGCTTTGGAACTTTGCACATAGGAAAGCCAGTCCTTACTGGGATATTTATGCGCCGATGTCATCACCTCCACAATGTCACCACTCTTAAGTTTATATTTCAAAGGTACTATCTTTCCATTTACTTTCGCCCCTATACATCTGTTGCCTATCTCTGTATGCACACTATAGGCAAAATCTATTGGCGTAGCATCTTCTGGGAGCACTTTTAAATCCCCTTTTGGAGTAAATATGTAAACTTCATTCTCAAATAAATCTATTTTTAAATTATCTAAGAAATCGCGAGAGTTTTTTAGATTTTTTTGTGATTCAAAAATATATCTCAACCAGGCAAAAGCTTTATCTCCCTCACTAAGTTTTCCTCCTTCCTTGTATCTCCAGTGAGCAGCT comes from Deltaproteobacteria bacterium and encodes:
- a CDS encoding bifunctional (p)ppGpp synthetase/guanosine-3',5'-bis(diphosphate) 3'-pyrophosphohydrolase; this translates as MLDTENKNAIKLYNELKETVISYDSEAGKLLDDAFNWAKERHQGQLRESGEDYIFHPIEVARITSQMHLDKATIAAAFLHDVVEDTSATISDLEKRFGKEIAFLVDGITKIGKLSYKSSEEKQAKNFRKMIVAMAKDIRVILIKLADRLHNMRTLSYLPEAKRNRISKETLEIYAPIAHRLGIGWMRSELEDLSLQYIDPRGYRDVAYQLKETKDKRVKYIRYVEQEIKEKLSKTGINCEVKGRAKNVYSIYNKIIQKQLSFEDIYDLMAIRIITQSENDCYSVLGVIHKFYKPIPGHFKDYIALPKPNFYQSLHTTVFGPLNRVIEVQVRTHEMDKVAEEGIAAHWRYKEGGKLSEGDKAFAWLRYIFESQKNLKNSRDFLDNLKIDLFENEVYIFTPKGDLKVLPEDATPIDFAYSVHTEIGNRCIGAKVNGKIVPLKYKLKSGDIVEVMTSAHKYPSKDWLSYVQSSKAKSHIRQWIRKEEKEEAMEIGKGILSQELRKNSSSMQNFLHAKDLETICTYFNCKETEELFVKIGFGKLNPLTVVGKFVPLPKKRKKIAVKEKKNCAIRVKGVDEIMVGIAKCCNPLPGDEIIGFITKGRGITVHRVDCYSIRNLGYDNDRLVEVEWVPEEKQVYPVRISMLVVNKVGILSRVADMISSHGINIRDVHMKNMDTETKAIVSFILDINSKDKLEKLTGNLRKLKDVISIQRIIKGNPVGARNTEGSVKL